A genomic stretch from Kogia breviceps isolate mKogBre1 chromosome 1, mKogBre1 haplotype 1, whole genome shotgun sequence includes:
- the PMVK gene encoding phosphomevalonate kinase isoform X1: MAPLGGAPRLVLLFSGKRKSGKDFVTEALQSRLGADMCAVLRLSGPLKEQYAQEHGLDFQRLLDASTYKESFRRDMIRWGEEKRQADPGFFCKKIVEAVSQPVWLVSDTRRVSDIQWFREAYGAVTQTVRVVATEQSRQQRGWVFTPGVDDAESECGLDNVGAFDWVIENHGDEQRLEEQLEHLIEFVRSRL; the protein is encoded by the exons ATGGCCCCGCTGGGAGGCGCCCCGCGGCTGGTGCTGCTGTTCAGCGGGAAGAGGAAATCCGGGAAGGACTTCGTGACCGAAGCGCTGCAGAGCAG ACTTGGAGCTGACATGTGTGCTGTCCTCCGGCTCTCTGGTCCACTCAAGGAGCAGTATGCTCAG GAGCACGGCTTAGACTTCCAGAGACTCCTGGATGCCAGCACCTACAAGGAGTCCTTTCGGAGGGACATGATCCGCTGGGGGGAGGAGAAGCGCCAGGCCGACCCAGGCTTCTTCTGCAAGAAGATCGTGGAGGCCGTCTCCCAGCCCGTATGG CTGGTGAGTGACACACGGAGGGTGTCTGACATCCAGTGGTTTCGGGAGGCCTATGGGGCTGTGACACAGACGGTCCGCGTGGTGGCCACAGAGCAGAGCCGACAGCAGCGGGGCTGGGTGTTCACACCAG GGGTGGATGATGCTGAGTCAGAATGTGGCCTGGACAACGTCGGGGCCTTCGATTGGGTCATTGAGAACCACGGAGATGAGCAGCGCCTGGAGGAGCAGTTGGAGCACCTGATAGAATTTGTCCGCTCTAGACTTTAG
- the PMVK gene encoding phosphomevalonate kinase isoform X2 codes for MCAVLRLSGPLKEQYAQEHGLDFQRLLDASTYKESFRRDMIRWGEEKRQADPGFFCKKIVEAVSQPVWLVSDTRRVSDIQWFREAYGAVTQTVRVVATEQSRQQRGWVFTPGVDDAESECGLDNVGAFDWVIENHGDEQRLEEQLEHLIEFVRSRL; via the exons ATGTGTGCTGTCCTCCGGCTCTCTGGTCCACTCAAGGAGCAGTATGCTCAG GAGCACGGCTTAGACTTCCAGAGACTCCTGGATGCCAGCACCTACAAGGAGTCCTTTCGGAGGGACATGATCCGCTGGGGGGAGGAGAAGCGCCAGGCCGACCCAGGCTTCTTCTGCAAGAAGATCGTGGAGGCCGTCTCCCAGCCCGTATGG CTGGTGAGTGACACACGGAGGGTGTCTGACATCCAGTGGTTTCGGGAGGCCTATGGGGCTGTGACACAGACGGTCCGCGTGGTGGCCACAGAGCAGAGCCGACAGCAGCGGGGCTGGGTGTTCACACCAG GGGTGGATGATGCTGAGTCAGAATGTGGCCTGGACAACGTCGGGGCCTTCGATTGGGTCATTGAGAACCACGGAGATGAGCAGCGCCTGGAGGAGCAGTTGGAGCACCTGATAGAATTTGTCCGCTCTAGACTTTAG